One Heptranchias perlo isolate sHepPer1 chromosome 2, sHepPer1.hap1, whole genome shotgun sequence DNA segment encodes these proteins:
- the LOC137334811 gene encoding histone H2B 1/2, whose protein sequence is MPEDKKAAPKKGAKKTLSKTPAKGGKKRRRSRKESYSIYIYKVMKQVHPDTGISSKAMGIMNSFVNDIFERIAGEASRLAHYNKRATISSREIQTAVRLLLPGELAKHAVSEGTKAVTKYTSSK, encoded by the coding sequence atgcctgaggacaagaaagcagctccgaagaagggcgccaagaaaaccttgagtaaaacGCCAGCAAAGGGTGGTAAGAAACGGAGaaggtcgaggaaggagagttactccatctacatctacaaagtgatgaagcaggttcaccccgacaccggcatctcctccaaggcgatgggcatcatgaactcctttgtgaacgatattttcgagcgcatcgcgggtgaggcttcgcGCCTGGCCCACTACAATAAacgggcgaccatcagctcccgaGAGATCCAGACCGCTGTGCGCCTCCTACTGCCCGGAGAACTGGCCaaacacgccgtgtcggaagggacaaaggcggtgaccaagtacaccagctccaagtaa
- the LOC137332801 gene encoding histone H1-like gives MTDTAAAETAPPATAAAQTTAPKKKKTVPRRKTAGPRLGEQILKIVADCKERKGMSLAAIKKVLATNGLDVEKHRSQIKLNIKRQLEKGSLVQIKGTGASGSFKVAKKEAQTKVVKKVKKQAAKKSSLKKPAAKKSAAKKPVIKKSAAKKPAVKKSPAKKSAAKKSTTKNAVKSIVIRKKAAAKKPKTPNSAKVVKVKAKKLEKPRAKPNPKSIKPKKAAAKKK, from the coding sequence ATGACGGATACCgcagccgccgaaacggcaccTCCTGCCACCGCCGCCGCTCAAACCACTGCTCCCAAGAAGAAGAAGACGGTTCCCCGACGCAAGACAGCCGGTCCCAGGTTgggcgaacagatcctcaagattgtggcggaTTGCAAGGAACGCAAGGGGATGTCgctggccgcgataaagaaggttctggccaCCAacggcctggatgtggagaagcaccggtcccagatcaaattaaATATTAAAAGACAGCTGGAAAAGGGTTCCCTGgtccagattaagggcacgggcgcctcgggctccttcaaaGTCGCTAAGAAGGAAGCCCAGACAAAAGTggtaaagaaggtgaagaaacaagcaGCAAAGAAATCTTCCTTAAAAAAACCAGCGGCTAAGAAATCAGCCGCCAAGAAACCAGTGATCAAAAAATCagcggccaagaaaccagcggttAAAAAATCACCAGCCAAGAAATCAGCCGCCAAGAAATCGACCACCAAGAATGCGGTGAAATCGATAGTTATTAGGAAGAAAGCGGCGGctaagaagcccaagacccccaacTCAGCCAAAGTTGTAAAGGTGAAGGCGAAGAAGTTagaaaaaccgagggccaagcccaatCCGAAATCAATAAAGCCGAAGAAAGCTGCGGCCAAAAAGAAGTGA
- the LOC137332811 gene encoding histone H2B 1/2-like, which yields MPEDKKAAPKKGAKKTLSKTPAKGGKKRRRSRKESYSIYIYKVMRQVHPDTGISSKAMGIMNSFVNDIFERIAGEASRLAHYNKRATISSREIQTAVRLLLPGELAKHAVSEGTKAVTKYTSSK from the coding sequence atgcctgaggacaagaaagcagctcccaagaagggtgccaagaaaaccttgagtaaaacGCCAGCAAAGGGCGGAAAGAAGCGGAGaaggtcgaggaaggagagttactccatctacatctacaaagtgatgaggcaggttcaccccgacaccggcatctcctccaaggcgatgggcatcatgaactcctttgtgaacgatattttcgagcgcatcgcgggtgaggcttcccgcttGGCCCACTACAACAAACGGGCGACCATCAGCTcacgggagatccagaccgctgtgcgcctgctgctgcccggagaactggccaagcacgccgtgtcggaagggacaaaggcggtgaccaagtacaccagctccaagtaa